In a single window of the Chondrocystis sp. NIES-4102 genome:
- the sdhB gene encoding succinate dehydrogenase iron-sulfur protein — protein sequence MKLKLKIWRQPNPQTPGKLEEYTVDNAHPSMSFLELLDVLNEQLIKNNQDPVAFDSDCGEGICGSCGLMINGVAHGEQKQTAVCQLHLRSFKDGDTITVEPWRAKAFPLIKDLVVDRSAFDRIMAAGGYISVNTGAAPDANSLPVIKDNSDRAFDYAACIGCGACVAACPNASASLFTAAKVSHLSLLPQGHPERQQRVLNMTAQMALEGFGDCSNHGECTAVCPKGISLDAIASMRREYIKAVFS from the coding sequence ATGAAACTTAAACTAAAAATTTGGCGACAACCTAATCCCCAAACCCCAGGCAAACTAGAAGAATATACTGTAGATAATGCCCATCCAAGTATGTCTTTTCTTGAATTATTAGACGTTTTAAACGAACAACTAATTAAAAATAATCAAGATCCTGTAGCGTTTGATAGCGACTGTGGTGAAGGAATTTGTGGCTCTTGTGGTTTAATGATTAACGGTGTGGCACATGGAGAACAAAAACAAACTGCTGTTTGTCAGCTACATCTAAGAAGTTTTAAAGATGGGGATACAATTACTGTAGAACCTTGGCGTGCTAAAGCCTTTCCTCTAATTAAAGATTTAGTTGTCGATCGCTCGGCATTTGATCGCATAATGGCTGCTGGTGGTTATATTTCCGTCAATACAGGTGCAGCCCCCGATGCAAATTCTCTCCCTGTAATAAAAGACAATAGCGATCGCGCTTTTGATTATGCTGCTTGTATCGGTTGTGGTGCTTGTGTAGCAGCTTGTCCTAATGCCTCCGCTTCCCTCTTTACCGCAGCTAAAGTATCCCACCTATCTCTACTCCCCCAAGGACATCCTGAACGTCAGCAACGAGTACTCAATATGACTGCCCAAATGGCATTAGAAGGCTTCGGAGACTGTTCTAATCATGGTGAATGTACTGCTGTTTGTCCTAAAGGTATTTCTTTAGATGCGATCGCTTCTATGCGTCGGGAATATATTAAAGCCGTTTTTAGTTAG
- a CDS encoding peroxiredoxin: MRDTVPSVVFKTRVRDEAVEGPNPFRWHDLTTEDIFKGKKVIVFSLPGAFTPTCSSTHLPGYEQHYEEFKELGVDSIVCVSVNDAFVMFQWGKQQGVKNVFLLPDGNGEFTKEMGMLVKKDNLGFGMRSWRYSMFVNDMKIEKIFTEADFGDNCPTDPFEVSDADTMLAYLKGKE, translated from the coding sequence ATGAGAGACACAGTACCAAGCGTAGTATTTAAAACTAGAGTACGAGACGAAGCTGTTGAAGGACCCAACCCTTTCCGTTGGCATGATCTAACAACAGAAGACATTTTTAAAGGTAAAAAAGTTATCGTATTTTCTCTTCCTGGCGCGTTCACTCCTACTTGTTCTTCCACTCACCTACCAGGATACGAACAACACTACGAAGAATTTAAAGAATTAGGTGTAGATTCAATCGTCTGTGTATCAGTTAATGATGCGTTTGTAATGTTCCAGTGGGGTAAACAACAGGGAGTTAAAAACGTCTTCTTGCTTCCCGATGGTAATGGTGAATTCACCAAAGAAATGGGGATGTTAGTTAAGAAAGATAACCTAGGTTTTGGAATGCGTTCTTGGCGTTATTCCATGTTTGTAAACGACATGAAGATCGAAAAAATCTTTACTGAAGCTGATTTTGGCGATAACTGCCCCACAGATCCTTTTGAAGTTTCTGATGCTGATACCATGTTGGCATACTTAAAAGGTAAAGAATAA
- the dps gene encoding starvation-inducible DNA-binding protein → MVSTISKQQLRNSRIDLPEDIRSKIVEILNKTLAATLDLKTQTKQAHWNVKGMDFYQLHQLFDEMATELEEYVDMVAERVTALGGVAMGTARIAAAESVLPEYILDAVSGKDHVTALADRFGIYAKHVREAIDQTDELGDADTADLYTEISRTIDKRLWFLEAHLV, encoded by the coding sequence ATGGTATCAACCATTTCCAAACAACAACTGCGTAATAGTCGTATCGATTTACCTGAAGATATTCGGTCTAAAATTGTTGAAATTCTAAACAAAACTCTTGCAGCCACTTTAGATCTAAAAACCCAAACCAAACAGGCACATTGGAACGTCAAAGGCATGGACTTTTATCAGTTACATCAACTATTTGACGAGATGGCAACAGAATTAGAAGAATATGTTGATATGGTTGCCGAAAGAGTAACAGCCCTAGGTGGTGTGGCAATGGGAACAGCCCGTATTGCTGCTGCGGAGTCTGTTTTACCAGAATACATTTTGGATGCTGTATCAGGGAAAGATCATGTGACTGCCCTAGCCGATCGCTTTGGTATATATGCTAAACACGTGCGTGAAGCAATTGATCAAACAGATGAATTAGGTGATGCGGATACCGCCGATCTTTATACTGAGATATCCCGTACTATAGATAAGCGTTTATGGTTCTTGGAAGCACACTTAGTATAA
- the gor gene encoding glutathione-disulfide reductase — MSYDYDLFVIGAGSGGIATARRAAQHGAKVGIVENDRLGGTCVNRGCVPKKLMVYASHFPDAFEESAGYGWTVGESSFDWHKMITAVNNEVDRLNGIYKKMLDDSKVTIYEGTGKFIDSHTIEIGDQKVTAEKILIAVGGKPVKPDLTGIEHAITSREIFHLTEQPKRIVIIGGGYIAVEFACILNGLGSEVTVVIRGEKILKGFDEDIRDEIQTAMQNHGIKIITNCDSDRLKFEKTDTGLKVTIPTKDDQETVIIADAASLAATGRKPDLKNLGLENTQVEVVDGAVAVDEYNKTAEDHIYALGDCTDRINLTPVAINEGRAFADTHFGGQSRKMSYENIPTAVFTTPEAATVGLTEEEAKEKYGDAVKVYRSKFRPMYYTLPDKQEKTLMKLIVDTNSNKVVGAHMVGDHAAEIIQGVAIAVKMGATKADFDATVGIHPSSAEEFVTMR; from the coding sequence ATGAGTTACGATTATGATTTATTTGTCATTGGTGCAGGTTCAGGAGGTATAGCCACCGCCAGACGTGCAGCCCAACATGGCGCAAAAGTAGGAATTGTGGAAAATGATCGTTTAGGTGGAACTTGTGTTAACCGTGGTTGTGTGCCTAAAAAGTTAATGGTGTATGCTTCCCATTTTCCTGATGCTTTTGAAGAGTCGGCAGGATATGGTTGGACTGTGGGAGAAAGCAGCTTTGATTGGCATAAAATGATTACTGCGGTTAATAATGAAGTTGACCGTCTCAATGGCATCTATAAAAAGATGTTGGATGATTCTAAAGTTACAATTTACGAAGGTACTGGTAAGTTTATAGATTCCCATACAATAGAAATTGGCGATCAAAAAGTTACTGCCGAAAAGATTTTAATTGCGGTGGGTGGTAAACCTGTAAAACCAGATCTTACTGGAATAGAACACGCCATCACTTCTAGGGAAATTTTCCATCTTACAGAACAACCCAAACGTATTGTAATTATTGGTGGGGGTTATATCGCGGTAGAATTTGCCTGTATTCTCAACGGTTTAGGTTCAGAAGTTACAGTAGTAATTCGCGGTGAAAAGATCCTTAAAGGATTTGATGAAGATATCCGTGATGAAATTCAAACAGCAATGCAAAATCATGGTATTAAAATTATTACAAACTGTGATAGCGATCGCCTGAAGTTTGAGAAAACCGATACAGGTTTAAAAGTTACTATCCCAACTAAGGATGATCAAGAAACTGTTATTATTGCCGATGCTGCAAGTTTGGCTGCTACAGGTAGAAAACCTGATTTAAAGAATTTAGGTTTAGAAAATACTCAGGTAGAAGTAGTAGATGGTGCTGTGGCAGTTGATGAATATAATAAAACCGCAGAAGATCATATTTATGCTTTGGGTGACTGTACAGATCGCATTAACCTAACTCCTGTGGCTATTAATGAAGGTAGAGCCTTTGCAGATACTCACTTTGGCGGACAATCGCGTAAAATGAGCTATGAAAATATCCCAACTGCGGTATTTACCACCCCCGAAGCAGCTACTGTGGGTTTAACTGAAGAAGAAGCCAAAGAAAAATATGGTGATGCAGTTAAGGTTTATCGTAGTAAATTCCGTCCCATGTACTATACCTTGCCCGATAAACAGGAAAAAACCCTAATGAAACTAATTGTTGATACCAATAGCAATAAAGTCGTTGGGGCGCATATGGTAGGAGATCATGCAGCCGAAATTATCCAGGGTGTAGCGATCGCTGTTAAAATGGGCGCGACTAAAGCTGATTTTGATGCCACAGTTGGTATTCATCCTAGTTCGGCGGAAGAATTTGTAACTATGCGCTAG
- a CDS encoding photosystem I iron-sulfur protein PsaC, translating into MSHSVKIYDTCIGCTQCVRACPTDVLEMVPWDGCKAGQIASSPRTEDCVGCKRCETACPTDFLSIRVYLGAETTRSMGLAY; encoded by the coding sequence ATGTCCCATAGCGTCAAAATTTATGATACTTGCATTGGATGTACTCAATGCGTTCGAGCGTGTCCTACTGACGTATTGGAGATGGTACCTTGGGATGGCTGTAAAGCTGGTCAAATTGCCTCTTCTCCCCGTACAGAAGACTGTGTAGGTTGCAAACGTTGTGAAACGGCTTGTCCTACCGACTTTTTAAGTATCCGTGTTTATTTAGGCGCGGAAACTACTCGCAGTATGGGTCTTGCTTATTAA
- a CDS encoding M28A family peptidase codes for MTNPQPFDQLKTRLYNHLTQIVRERDPYIASGGHFFVREYIRYSLSQWGVVTNHEFKFKDKIHQNLILDIKGTNTSSRPPILIGAHYDGVIGSPGADDNATGVAVLLELAEVFTNNPIKYPVRLVAFDLEEYGLVGSSAYAKELKQSQAKLRLMLSLEMLGYCKQERYTQTYPDLIKPLYSDRANFIALVGNLSALGDLFHLSRKMKQHGTPCEILPDPSSGKLVPVTGFSDHYSFWQEKYRAIMVTDTAMLRNPHYHQASDTIDTLDLDFLVNTCQSLIAALKSLR; via the coding sequence ATGACTAACCCCCAACCCTTCGATCAATTAAAGACAAGACTATATAATCATCTCACCCAAATAGTAAGAGAAAGAGATCCCTATATAGCTTCTGGGGGACATTTCTTTGTTAGAGAATATATTCGTTACTCTTTAAGTCAGTGGGGTGTAGTGACCAATCATGAATTTAAATTTAAAGATAAAATACATCAAAATCTAATTTTAGACATCAAGGGTACTAACACCTCAAGCCGACCGCCTATTTTAATCGGGGCGCATTATGATGGTGTCATAGGTAGTCCTGGAGCAGACGACAATGCTACGGGAGTCGCAGTACTATTAGAATTGGCTGAGGTTTTTACCAATAATCCTATAAAATATCCTGTAAGATTAGTTGCTTTTGATTTAGAAGAATATGGCTTAGTTGGAAGTAGTGCTTATGCTAAAGAGTTAAAACAAAGCCAGGCAAAATTACGACTAATGTTATCCTTAGAAATGCTGGGATATTGTAAACAAGAACGATATACCCAAACCTATCCAGATTTAATTAAACCATTGTATAGCGATCGCGCTAATTTTATTGCTTTAGTTGGTAACCTATCCGCCCTGGGTGATTTATTCCATTTGAGTCGGAAAATGAAGCAACATGGTACTCCTTGTGAAATATTACCCGATCCTAGTAGTGGTAAATTAGTACCTGTTACAGGATTTAGTGATCATTATTCCTTTTGGCAAGAAAAATATCGCGCTATTATGGTCACAGATACGGCAATGCTGCGAAATCCTCACTATCATCAAGCTAGCGACACTATTGATACTTTAGACTTGGATTTTCTAGTCAATACTTGTCAAAGTTTGATTGCAGCCCTTAAAAGTCTTAGATAA
- a CDS encoding C-5 cytosine-specific DNA-methylase, with amino-acid sequence MTLSKFKFIDLFAGIGGFHLAMHALGGECVFASEIDQYARQTYIHNFKNLSPQLFQAGLFNSDIRGIVPDEIPDFDVLCAGFPCQPFSQAGYKRGFDDLHDSERGNLFFNIADILEVKRPKAYFLENVQGLVNHDHGQTFKLIRKVLESDLGYSFYYQIVKASDYGLPQLRPRIFIIGFRDEGINKSFKFPDKLPLKFNMSDVWGGVCSREIGFTLRVGGRGSNINDRRNWDSYLVDGEVKQLTYIQGRKMQGFPDNFEFPVSATQAIKQLGNSVAVNAIEAVGRNLIAYMDNLECQQPEMKKTKNKGEWSELLTFIRILSEQHLLLADQYLNPTSNYLKVTKVTGNKINRDFRLIGKSEVEIINKDVGSVEKINIAQLINSEVINNLIKQIKAGKGTFTIPEFEVLQNNLGLTLIKGGTSTQKSDICLDIEHQLYVKENEGFGIKSYLGSKPTLLNASGNTNFIFEIENLPKEQVDIINAINTKTKLTDRIKAIEKNGGTFKYLAPEKKAMEYNLKMVDFLMPNLIGCILLIFYKHRISSLTKIIDYLDENTNVISELGYEDKNFLISKVKKLLIDNLLGFFPGSKWDGCYEANGIIVVKNSGEQVAFHIIDIETLKSYLFNNIKLDTPSTTRHRYGKIIQENDRKMYFKLNLQLRF; translated from the coding sequence GTGACACTATCTAAATTTAAATTCATTGATTTATTTGCAGGAATTGGTGGATTTCATTTAGCAATGCACGCTTTGGGGGGAGAGTGTGTTTTTGCTTCTGAAATTGATCAATATGCGAGGCAAACTTACATTCATAATTTTAAAAATCTTTCCCCTCAATTATTTCAAGCAGGTTTATTTAATAGTGATATCAGGGGAATTGTTCCTGATGAAATCCCTGATTTTGATGTTTTATGTGCTGGTTTTCCCTGCCAACCTTTTAGTCAAGCTGGTTATAAAAGAGGCTTTGATGATTTACATGATTCTGAACGAGGTAATTTATTTTTTAATATTGCGGATATTTTAGAAGTTAAACGACCAAAGGCTTATTTTTTAGAAAATGTTCAGGGATTAGTTAATCATGATCATGGTCAAACTTTTAAGTTAATTCGTAAGGTTTTAGAATCTGATTTGGGTTATTCTTTTTACTATCAAATTGTTAAAGCTTCTGATTATGGATTACCACAATTAAGACCTAGAATTTTTATTATTGGTTTTCGTGACGAAGGTATTAATAAAAGTTTTAAATTTCCCGATAAATTACCTCTAAAATTTAACATGAGTGATGTTTGGGGTGGTGTTTGTAGTCGAGAAATTGGCTTTACTTTAAGAGTAGGTGGGCGTGGTTCTAATATTAATGATCGTCGTAATTGGGATTCCTATTTAGTTGATGGTGAAGTTAAACAATTAACTTATATTCAAGGGAGAAAGATGCAAGGTTTTCCCGACAATTTTGAATTTCCCGTAAGTGCTACTCAAGCTATTAAACAGTTAGGAAATAGTGTAGCGGTTAATGCAATTGAGGCTGTGGGAAGGAATCTTATTGCCTATATGGATAATTTGGAATGTCAGCAACCAGAGATGAAAAAGACGAAAAATAAGGGTGAGTGGTCGGAGTTATTAACGTTTATTAGAATTTTATCTGAGCAGCATCTTTTATTAGCTGATCAATATTTAAATCCTACAAGTAATTATTTAAAGGTCACAAAAGTTACTGGTAATAAGATTAATCGTGATTTTAGGTTAATTGGTAAAAGTGAAGTGGAGATTATTAACAAGGATGTAGGAAGTGTAGAAAAGATAAATATTGCTCAACTAATTAATAGTGAAGTTATCAATAATTTAATTAAGCAAATAAAAGCAGGTAAGGGGACTTTTACAATTCCTGAATTTGAAGTTCTCCAAAATAATTTGGGATTAACTCTAATAAAAGGGGGAACAAGTACTCAGAAATCAGATATTTGCTTGGATATCGAGCATCAACTTTACGTCAAGGAAAATGAGGGATTTGGCATAAAATCTTATTTAGGAAGTAAACCTACGTTACTTAATGCTTCAGGAAATACTAATTTTATTTTTGAAATAGAAAATTTACCTAAAGAGCAAGTAGATATAATTAATGCTATTAACACTAAAACAAAATTAACCGATAGAATTAAAGCTATAGAAAAAAATGGTGGGACTTTTAAGTATCTTGCGCCAGAAAAAAAAGCAATGGAATATAACTTAAAAATGGTAGATTTTTTGATGCCTAATCTTATCGGCTGTATTCTTTTGATTTTTTATAAACATAGAATTTCATCTCTAACTAAAATTATCGATTACCTTGATGAAAATACTAATGTGATTAGTGAACTGGGGTATGAAGATAAAAACTTTTTAATTAGTAAAGTCAAAAAACTTTTAATAGATAATTTATTAGGATTTTTCCCAGGCAGTAAATGGGATGGCTGTTATGAAGCTAACGGTATAATCGTAGTTAAAAATTCTGGAGAACAAGTTGCATTTCATATTATAGATATAGAAACTTTAAAGTCATATTTATTTAATAATATTAAACTCGATACACCTTCTACAACAAGACATAGATACGGGAAAATAATTCAAGAAAATGATAGAAAAATGTATTTTAAACTTAATCTACAGTTGAGATTTTAG
- a CDS encoding glycine oxidase ThiO codes for MKKAREILIIGGGVMGLAIAVELKQRDQSLKVTVISQDFMQAASHAAAGMLAPMAEKISSSPMLDLCLRSRWLYPQWTQKLEELTGVETGYLPCGILAPVTRPIESIPVNTHDAVWLDKLAISLYQPGLGSNIVGGWWYAEDGQVDNRCLMRSLLQAAQTLQVEIKEGVKVRAIQQRQGRVDGVLTDFGNLTADSYVLAAGSWANQLLPLPVRPVKGQMLALKMPQKLHQPYPLQRVLYGDNIYLVPRQDGRLVIGATVEEVGFSPFNTPQGIQNLLAKAIELYPEVANWQIEELWWGFRPGTPDELPILGQSACENLFLATGHYRNGILLAPITATLISDLILNQQFDPLLTAFSYQRFNHQPSNMNSTSNTQKLSLPKSNSQTSLTASATIIADPKKLTIAGRTFNSRLMTGTGKYPSLEAMQQSVIASGCEIITVAVRRVQTKAPGHEGLAEAIDWSKIWMLPNTAGCQTAEEAVRVARLGREMAKLLGQEDNNFIKLEVIPDAKYLLPDPIGTLQAAEQLVKEGFAVLPYINADPLLAKRLEEVGCATVMPLGSPIGSGQGINNAANIAIIIEEANVPVVVDAGIGTPSEAALAMEMGADALLVNSAIALAQNPVAMARAIGLATEAGRLAYLAGRIPVKQYASASSPLTGTIN; via the coding sequence ATGAAAAAAGCAAGAGAAATTCTAATTATTGGTGGTGGAGTAATGGGGCTAGCGATCGCTGTTGAATTAAAACAACGGGATCAAAGCCTTAAGGTAACTGTGATCAGTCAAGATTTTATGCAGGCAGCATCCCACGCAGCAGCAGGAATGTTAGCACCAATGGCAGAAAAAATTTCCTCGTCTCCCATGCTTGATCTGTGTTTAAGATCTCGTTGGCTATATCCTCAATGGACACAAAAGTTGGAAGAGTTGACGGGAGTTGAAACTGGGTATTTACCTTGTGGTATTCTTGCCCCTGTTACTCGCCCCATAGAATCAATACCTGTTAACACTCATGATGCTGTCTGGTTGGATAAGCTTGCTATTAGTTTATATCAACCTGGGTTAGGAAGTAACATTGTAGGTGGTTGGTGGTATGCAGAAGATGGTCAAGTAGATAATCGTTGTTTAATGCGATCGCTCTTACAAGCTGCCCAAACTTTGCAGGTGGAGATTAAAGAAGGGGTTAAGGTTAGGGCAATTCAACAGCGACAAGGACGGGTTGACGGGGTTTTAACTGATTTCGGTAATTTAACTGCCGATAGTTATGTTTTAGCAGCAGGATCATGGGCAAATCAACTGTTACCCTTGCCTGTGCGTCCTGTTAAAGGACAGATGTTAGCTCTTAAAATGCCCCAAAAGCTTCATCAGCCCTATCCTCTGCAACGGGTATTGTATGGAGATAATATTTATCTTGTACCTCGACAAGATGGCAGATTAGTTATTGGTGCAACAGTAGAAGAGGTTGGCTTTTCTCCTTTTAATACACCTCAAGGTATTCAAAATCTACTTGCTAAAGCTATTGAATTGTATCCTGAAGTAGCTAATTGGCAAATTGAAGAGTTATGGTGGGGTTTTCGTCCTGGCACTCCTGATGAGTTACCAATATTGGGACAGAGTGCTTGTGAGAACTTATTTTTGGCAACAGGACATTATCGCAATGGGATTTTACTTGCCCCGATCACGGCTACCCTTATTAGTGATTTAATCTTGAACCAGCAATTTGATCCTCTATTAACTGCTTTTAGTTATCAACGTTTTAATCATCAACCCAGTAATATGAATTCTACTAGTAATACGCAAAAATTATCATTACCCAAATCCAACTCTCAGACTTCTTTAACCGCCTCAGCTACTATAATTGCCGATCCTAAAAAATTAACGATCGCAGGACGTACTTTTAATTCTCGTTTGATGACTGGCACAGGTAAATATCCGAGTTTGGAAGCCATGCAGCAAAGCGTAATTGCTAGTGGTTGTGAGATCATTACAGTTGCAGTTAGAAGAGTCCAAACTAAAGCCCCAGGGCATGAAGGATTAGCAGAAGCAATAGACTGGAGTAAAATTTGGATGTTACCTAACACCGCAGGGTGTCAAACGGCGGAAGAAGCGGTAAGGGTTGCCCGTTTGGGTCGCGAAATGGCAAAGTTGTTAGGACAGGAGGATAATAATTTTATTAAACTCGAAGTTATTCCCGATGCGAAATATCTTCTTCCCGATCCCATTGGCACATTACAAGCAGCCGAACAATTAGTTAAGGAAGGGTTTGCCGTTTTACCCTATATCAATGCTGATCCTCTACTAGCCAAACGTTTAGAAGAAGTTGGGTGTGCGACGGTGATGCCTTTGGGTTCACCTATAGGTTCGGGACAAGGGATTAATAATGCAGCTAATATTGCTATTATCATCGAAGAAGCCAATGTGCCAGTGGTGGTGGATGCTGGGATAGGTACACCAAGTGAGGCTGCTTTAGCTATGGAGATGGGGGCGGATGCTTTACTGGTTAATAGTGCGATCGCTCTGGCTCAAAATCCTGTAGCAATGGCACGGGCGATCGGTTTGGCTACAGAAGCAGGCAGACTCGCTTATTTGGCTGGTAGAATTCCTGTTAAGCAATATGCTAGTGCAAGTTCACCTCTTACAGGCACAATTAATTAG